The Toxorhynchites rutilus septentrionalis strain SRP chromosome 3, ASM2978413v1, whole genome shotgun sequence genome includes a region encoding these proteins:
- the LOC129779745 gene encoding larval cuticle protein A2B-like — MAFKFAIFAAIVAVANAVAIGYPAAYPAPYHGAYPAIAKVAAPVIAKAVDDYDPNPQYSYSYHIADALTGDNKAQQESRSGDVVTGSYSLVEPDGTRRVVEYTADPVNGFNAVVHREPLGAKVVAPVAKIAAPLAYPAAHIGYPGAHVGYAGAHLGYPGYAKAVYG, encoded by the exons ATGGCGTTCAAA TTTGCGATTTTCGCTGCCATCGTAGCTGTGGCGAATGCCGTTGCTATCGGATACCCTGCCGCATATCCAGCCCCATACCATGGCGCATATCCAGCTATTGCCAAAGTAGCTGCCCCCGTCATTGCTAAGGCCGTTGATGACTACGATCCAAACCCACAGTACAGTTATAGCTACCATATTGCC GATGCCCTGACCGGTGATAACAAGGCACAGCAGGAATCTCGCTCGGGAGATGTAGTTACCGGATCGTATTCTCTGGTTGAACCCGATGGCACCCGTCGTGTTGTTGAGTATACCGCGGATCCAGTCAATGGATTCAACGCCGTTGTACATCGTGAGCCTCTCGGCGCAAAGGTTGTAGCTCCAGTTGCCAAGATTGCTGCCCCACTCGCCTATCCAGCTGCCCATATCGGTTATCCAGGAGCCCATGTTGGTTATGCAGGAGCCCATCTTGGATATCCAGGCTACGCCAAGGCCGTCTATGGTTAA